In Caldalkalibacillus thermarum, a single window of DNA contains:
- the sleB gene encoding spore cortex-lytic enzyme: MHRRMEHSLKAGTLCLVIAALLLSFFIPHTTASAFSPQVIQRGATGDDVIELQARLQYIGYYKGPINGVFGWETYWAVRNFQHDFGIDIDGLVGDEMKEKLLAVTEFDKDYVYGKLAQGETPRHFGPHKGPEGLAPPGQRDPGNLDKVKWVPPGTHGKEPPRPEAPARPEAPARPEAPARPEAPAREERAPAPERAPRPAEERPAPPAQPERTPAEAQVGQLQQAVNIPQGFSENDIRLMANAVYGEARGEPYEGQVAVAAVILNRVRSPEFPNTVSGVIFEPLAFTAVMDGQIWLTPNETARRAVMDAINGWDPTGGVVYYFNPAKATAPWMWERYGEQKDQALQIGNHIFFN; this comes from the coding sequence ATGCACAGACGAATGGAGCATAGCTTGAAAGCTGGTACGTTGTGCCTGGTAATTGCTGCTCTGCTACTTAGCTTTTTCATTCCGCATACAACCGCTTCTGCTTTTAGCCCCCAAGTGATTCAACGGGGAGCCACAGGTGATGATGTGATCGAATTACAAGCGAGATTGCAGTATATCGGTTACTATAAAGGACCTATTAATGGTGTTTTCGGCTGGGAAACTTACTGGGCTGTGCGTAATTTCCAGCACGATTTTGGAATTGATATTGATGGTCTTGTCGGTGATGAAATGAAAGAAAAACTTTTGGCTGTCACTGAATTTGACAAGGATTATGTGTATGGCAAGCTGGCACAAGGTGAAACTCCCCGCCATTTTGGGCCGCACAAAGGGCCTGAGGGATTGGCGCCTCCAGGACAGCGTGATCCCGGTAATTTGGACAAGGTCAAATGGGTTCCCCCTGGTACGCATGGGAAAGAACCTCCCCGGCCCGAGGCCCCTGCCAGACCCGAGGCCCCTGCCAGACCCGAGGCCCCTGCCAGACCCGAGGCCCCTGCTAGAGAAGAACGGGCACCTGCACCTGAACGGGCTCCACGCCCAGCTGAAGAACGGCCGGCCCCTCCTGCTCAGCCTGAAAGGACTCCGGCAGAAGCTCAAGTGGGCCAGCTGCAACAAGCCGTGAATATCCCACAAGGGTTCAGCGAAAATGATATCAGACTGATGGCCAATGCCGTTTATGGTGAAGCACGGGGTGAACCGTACGAAGGCCAGGTTGCCGTTGCAGCGGTCATTTTGAACCGTGTCCGCAGCCCGGAATTTCCCAACACGGTATCCGGTGTTATTTTTGAACCGCTGGCCTTTACGGCTGTGATGGACGGACAAATCTGGCTAACGCCCAATGAAACGGCTAGAAGAGCAGTGATGGATGCCATCAACGGCTGGGACCCGACCGGTGGGGTCGTGTATTACTTTAATCCTGCTAAGGCCACCGCACCATGGATGTGGGAGCGTTATGGCGAACAAAAGGATCAAGCATTACAAATCGGAAATCACATATTCTTTAACTAG
- the ypeB gene encoding germination protein YpeB: MVVARLLKIAFALFLTVALAGTAYWGYQEHQDKNSILIKAENNYQRAFHDLNNNLSNLEDELGKALAMNSRDLLAPCMANIWRLAYSAQSNLGQLPLTLTPFHKTDQFLAKIADFTYDIGMRDLANEPLTDKEWKRLKNLHAQAQDVQRELKNLQSKIIDQNLRWMDVELAVASENIEQSKEILDGIETLNKHVEGYIETEWGAEESKYTELQSQKAKKIPGKEITKEEAVKKAKTFLGLKGDLNAKVEEAGGEEFETFKVRFDHPERDSSVSVDVSKKGGHVLWFLDSRNINKTEIGLYDAQQKALEFLKERDITSMVAVEADQYDNVGVFDFVRVVDEVRIYPDLIRVKVALDNGDIIGYEAQGYVLNHNAALNIPEPKITLEEAKKNVNGNLNVMEEHLSVVELDAGKYQLCYELLGTIENETYRLFINAENGREEKVEKMKQAEPIV; the protein is encoded by the coding sequence GTGGTGGTTGCACGACTCTTAAAAATTGCCTTCGCATTATTCTTAACGGTTGCCCTGGCAGGGACAGCCTATTGGGGCTATCAGGAACATCAGGATAAAAACTCAATCTTGATCAAAGCGGAAAACAATTATCAACGGGCCTTTCATGACTTAAATAACAATCTGTCCAATCTGGAAGATGAACTGGGCAAGGCCCTGGCGATGAACTCCAGAGATCTCTTGGCCCCTTGTATGGCTAACATTTGGCGTTTGGCTTATTCGGCCCAATCCAACCTTGGACAACTTCCGTTAACATTAACCCCCTTTCATAAAACAGACCAATTTTTGGCCAAGATAGCGGATTTTACCTATGACATAGGGATGAGGGATTTAGCGAATGAACCCTTAACAGATAAGGAATGGAAGAGGTTGAAAAACCTCCATGCCCAAGCCCAAGATGTGCAAAGGGAATTAAAAAACCTGCAAAGTAAAATTATTGACCAAAATTTGCGGTGGATGGATGTAGAGCTGGCAGTCGCCTCGGAAAATATAGAACAGAGCAAGGAAATTTTGGATGGCATTGAAACATTGAACAAACATGTGGAAGGTTATATCGAAACAGAGTGGGGAGCCGAGGAATCAAAGTATACTGAACTGCAGTCTCAGAAAGCCAAAAAAATCCCTGGCAAGGAAATTACCAAAGAAGAGGCCGTAAAGAAGGCCAAAACATTCCTCGGTCTTAAAGGAGATCTCAATGCCAAGGTGGAAGAGGCTGGAGGCGAAGAATTTGAGACGTTCAAGGTTCGCTTTGATCATCCAGAGCGAGACAGTTCGGTGTCGGTCGATGTTTCTAAAAAGGGCGGCCATGTGTTGTGGTTTTTGGACAGCAGGAACATTAACAAAACGGAAATCGGACTGTATGATGCCCAGCAAAAGGCTCTGGAGTTTTTGAAGGAAAGGGATATTACCTCGATGGTGGCCGTCGAAGCGGACCAATACGACAATGTCGGTGTCTTTGATTTTGTCCGTGTGGTGGATGAGGTCAGGATTTACCCAGATCTCATCCGGGTCAAGGTGGCTTTGGACAACGGGGATATTATCGGCTATGAAGCACAAGGCTATGTATTAAACCATAATGCTGCTCTCAACATCCCGGAGCCCAAAATTACGCTTGAAGAGGCTAAGAAAAATGTAAACGGCAATCTGAACGTGATGGAAGAGCACCTCAGCGTGGTTGAACTGGATGCTGGAAAATATCAACTCTGTTATGAATTGCTGGGTACGATCGAGAACGAAACTTACCGGCTGTTTATCAATGCCGAAAACGGACGGGAAGAAAAAGTGGAGAAAATGAAACAAGCTGAACCTATTGTCTAA
- a CDS encoding flagellar brake protein, with protein MDYLYKVGDKLFMKPCSEAGSDTYKARIVDLNEQYIYIELPMHEQSSRLAFFPEGTELEVWFTGKDKVPYQFVSQVAGRRKERIPVTLLTHPHPDTIERKQRRQYLRVPCDEKIFLYVQNDHQAPKDPLIAQAVDLSGGGMAFTLAGKEQLQPGDEVKWEFSLPPVHESSTPISGRGVVKRVTPPAEKGMPYKYSVAFTEIREQDRQQIIRYCLRRQLEMRKKGLDMS; from the coding sequence TTGGATTATCTGTATAAAGTTGGGGACAAGTTATTTATGAAACCTTGTTCAGAAGCTGGATCAGATACATATAAAGCACGGATTGTCGATTTAAACGAGCAGTACATCTATATTGAGTTGCCTATGCATGAGCAAAGCAGTCGTCTGGCTTTTTTTCCTGAGGGGACAGAACTTGAGGTGTGGTTTACTGGCAAAGACAAGGTGCCTTACCAGTTTGTCAGCCAGGTGGCAGGCAGAAGAAAGGAGCGTATACCTGTTACATTGCTGACCCATCCGCATCCTGATACCATCGAACGCAAACAGAGGCGCCAATATTTACGGGTTCCCTGTGATGAAAAGATCTTTCTTTATGTCCAAAATGATCACCAAGCCCCTAAAGACCCCTTAATCGCTCAAGCGGTAGATTTAAGCGGAGGGGGAATGGCTTTTACATTGGCTGGTAAAGAACAGCTACAGCCAGGCGATGAGGTGAAGTGGGAGTTTTCACTCCCGCCGGTTCATGAATCTTCCACTCCGATTTCCGGTCGGGGGGTGGTAAAAAGAGTGACGCCGCCTGCCGAAAAAGGAATGCCTTATAAATACTCCGTCGCTTTTACCGAAATCAGAGAACAGGACCGGCAACAGATTATCCGTTATTGTCTCCGCCGCCAGTTAGAAATGCGCAAAAAGGGGTTGGATATGTCTTAA
- a CDS encoding DUF5359 family protein — translation MKDVYPRSHGRHTNRSYASDPLRQRIHGYFIPLSEQTERLLFMILIFLLIGLFISQIFILSKEEHQELVNKSVRYEGVFHDDQVEIRATLQRR, via the coding sequence ATGAAGGACGTATACCCCCGGTCTCATGGGCGCCATACCAATCGGTCATACGCTTCTGACCCCTTGCGGCAGCGCATTCATGGCTATTTTATCCCCTTATCCGAGCAGACGGAACGGCTGCTGTTCATGATCTTGATCTTTTTGTTGATTGGACTTTTCATAAGCCAAATCTTTATCCTGAGTAAAGAGGAGCATCAGGAGCTGGTGAACAAATCTGTGCGCTATGAAGGCGTCTTTCATGATGATCAAGTTGAAATCAGGGCAACATTGCAACGCCGGTAG
- the cmk gene encoding (d)CMP kinase — translation MKIAIDGPAGAGKSTVAKMVADKLGYLYVDTGAMYRALTWKALHDNVDISSGEALVRLLNQCRLELQSDSASQRVVLNGRDITEAIRTREVSNHVSEVASHPQVREAMVELQREMATKGNVVMDGRDIGTYVIPDADVKIYLTASLEERARRRYEELRAKGHEVSFEEIKQEILERDDKDSKRDTAPLQKAADALTVDTTGLSITEVVNCILNIVHQKT, via the coding sequence ATGAAGATCGCCATAGACGGTCCTGCCGGAGCTGGCAAAAGTACAGTGGCCAAAATGGTAGCGGATAAACTGGGGTATCTGTATGTAGATACGGGAGCAATGTACCGGGCATTGACTTGGAAAGCGCTGCATGACAATGTGGATATCAGCTCTGGGGAGGCGCTGGTCCGCCTGCTTAACCAATGTCGCCTTGAACTTCAATCGGACTCGGCGAGTCAGAGGGTGGTTCTGAATGGACGGGATATTACGGAGGCGATCAGGACACGTGAGGTGAGCAATCATGTCTCTGAAGTGGCCAGCCATCCCCAGGTGCGGGAAGCGATGGTCGAACTGCAAAGGGAAATGGCAACCAAAGGAAATGTGGTTATGGATGGACGGGATATTGGCACCTATGTAATCCCTGATGCAGATGTTAAGATTTACCTCACAGCTTCCCTGGAAGAACGCGCCCGGCGCCGTTATGAAGAGCTGCGAGCCAAGGGGCACGAAGTTTCCTTTGAGGAGATTAAGCAAGAGATTCTCGAAAGAGATGACAAGGACAGTAAGCGTGATACCGCTCCTCTTCAAAAAGCAGCCGATGCTTTAACCGTGGACACGACCGGACTTTCCATTACCGAGGTCGTCAATTGTATCTTAAACATTGTTCATCAAAAAACATGA